The DNA sequence GCTGTACCTGCGATTTTCGCGTGAATTCTTCAGTTTTCAGAAGGGAGAGTAGTTCTCCCATTGTCACGAATGTCACCTGAAACCCCTTCTGGATGGCCTCCATGCCTAAGGCAATGGATAAGTGCGTTTTCCCCACACCGCTCGGACCCAAAAAGATGAGATTATACTGCTGCTCAAGCCAAGTAAGCTCTTGGAGCTGGGTAAGCTGCCGTTTGCTCAGAGAAGTCTGATCTGATAAGTCGAATTCCGTCAGTGTTTTGTGGTACGGGAACTTAGCCCATTTCAATCGTTTCTGAACACTTTTTTCCTCGCGCTTTCTTAATTCGAAGCACACAATCTCCTGTACCAGTTCCCGGTAGGTCCAGGAGGCCTGTTCGGCTTTACGGAACAGCTCGGGCAACTCGCTCGCAGTTTCCACCAATCGCAGCTGTCGGAACTGGCTTTGCAGCGCGTCCATGCTATCGTTCATGAAGCTGCACCTCCCAGAATTTCCGTATAGGTACTCATGGGGTGCGTCTCTACGGTGATGTCAGCACTGTCCGATCGGACCGCTTTTACTGGTGGAACAGGTGGCGTCTCTTTCCGAGGGGCAGCCAAGTATTTAGCCACATCCGTAAAGTCATTCGCACTCATCAGATTTTCGGACATACACTTCTGTAGGGCCTCATCAATGACAGTAGGGTATTCGAGGGCCGCTTTCTGCAGAACGGCCAGTTGGTCTCTTTTATAGCGCGGATACTTCTCCATCAAGATATCGATGTACCGTGAGGCAAGCTCCAAATCTTTGAACTGCTGCGCAACGGTTTCCTTATAGCTTTGAATGCCTTTGGAACGGTCGCGGCAGTGGTTTTTATTTTTAATCAGTTTGCCGGTTGAAGTTTCCAGAGGATGGTTCGCCAGAATTTCCCCATCGGGCTGTTTTCTGATCACAAGCCGTTTTTGATCGTTCTTATCTTCCTTGATTTCAATAGCCACTGTATTCAGGCCTTTCGGTCTGTAAGTGCCTAGGGGCACGGAATAACGGTTGGATTTATAAAAAACCGTATTGTCCTTGTTTACCGTTCTTGTTATACTTGAACCGGTGATACTCTCGGTTGAGAGTAGTTTAGAGACTGGTTTTAAGTGTTGCTTTTCGAGGAGAAACACTTCTACTGGTCTCTTTTTTGTCGTTCCATGAACCCTTTGGTTACCTGTTCTTTCCAACCAGGCTAAACAGCGCTCATTCCAGTTCTCGATTGTCGTATAAATGCGGCTATCGGCGAAATTTCGTTTCACATACTTTACCGTACTCTCCACTTTTCCTTTGGATTCCGGGTCGGCTTTGCGGCATAAATGGACCCTGAACTTCCGTTGCTGCTTATACGCTTGAAATTCAGCAGTTAGGACCATGTCTCCAGCGTGCTCGCTCACAGTGATAAGATGATCCTGATCATAAACAATTTCTTCAGGCATGCCACCAAAGTATTCGAAGGCATTCTCATGACTACGAATGGCATCACGTGTCGTAAAAGGGCGGTTTTGCCATTCCACATAGCGGTAGCGTGAATGGGAAAGTAAGAAACAAATGCAGTATAATTTGATTTCTCTTTGATCCTGCGTCTTTTGACGGGTTTCGCCCCAATCGACTTGCACCTGTTTTCCCATCGGCTGTTCTTCAACGGCCTCGTATTGCCTCACAACTTTAGTCTTAGCTATCTGATATTCTTCGCGTATTTGATTCACATATAACCGCATCGTGCTTTCACCAACGGTGAAGTCGGGGAATTTCTCGAGCAGCCAATCCTGTATTTGAGACGCATTCAGATGCGGATACTCTTGAAGCCAAGCGACAATCCAATCCTTGTAGGGATCCAATTTCTTCTTCCGGGAGCCTAAAGAATTGACCCATTCGAAAGCTTCTTCCGGTGTCATCTCCAGGTAGGTATAAACCGTTGTACGGGATATCTTTAACTGCCTTGCGATTTGTTGGATGGAAAAGTCCCGCTCCTTCATCTGTTGAATTTCCAAATATAACATTAACTTCTTCTTCACCTTTCGTCCTCCAATAACCTAAGATACCTTTAAAAGTATACAGGATTGGAGATATTCTTTGGCGAAAGTGTTCAATCTTATTCATCGAAAACTGTTCAACTTAGTTTAGCACTGACACCGGTGACTTTTATTTCTTTATACTCCGCTGTGTTTATTAAGTCTATATCTTTATTTAATGAGGAGAGATTAATAAATTCTTTAACAATATTAAAGGTTTCTTTGAATGGTTGGTTATATTTTTTGGACAGTAGAGTAGAAATATCATTGATGTTGTTATTTCCATCACATAATTGAAATATTTCCGAGGCAGTTGTGTTTTGCAAGACATTCCTACACAATATTGCAAAGAAAAAGTACACACATTTGCGCCTGAAATTTTTCTCTGATTATTTTGGTCTTGATAGAGCGTTTTTGAGCCGGAAGCTCTCTCCGGTGAAGCTTAAAATGTGTGCGTGATGAATCAAGCGGTCCACCAATGCCGCCGTCAAACGTGTATCGATAAACACCTTATTCCATTGGCTGAACTCCAAATTACTGGTGATGATGATACTTTTCGTTTCATACCAATCACTGATCAGCTGGAAGAGTAACTCGGCACCTTCCTTAGTGAACGGCACATAGCCCATCTCATCTAGGATAACCAACTTCACCTTGTCAAAGCGGTGCTTGAAGATCTCCAACGTGTTGTTCTTCCATTGGCGTTCCAATTCTCCCACCAATTCAGAGACTCGCCAGAAGCGTGGTTCAACACCAGCATGCGTGGCCATTTGGCCAAGAGCACAAGCTAAATGCGTCTTACCAGTTCCTGGGGTACCCACGAAAACGGCGTTTTCTTTTTGGCGGATAAAGGAGAGGCTGATTAACTCTTCCTTTGTGGTCGGATTTGGCAGCGTGATATGATCATGCCAGTCGTAGTTGTCTAAAGTCCGGCGTACAGGGAATTTGGCCTGTTTGAAGAGCCGAGCCGTCTTTAGTTCTTCCCGGCACTTCAATTCATTCTCCAACAGGAATAGCAACCAATCTTCTTTGGTTTCAAAGCCCTCCGTTCCAATGACTCTAGGAATATGAGAGAGCCGCAACTGCTTACAGACCTCTTCTAAACGATCGGTTTCCATCAACTCGCCGCCTCCCCATTAGATGACTTGAGAAATGCATCATAGTCATTCCAATCCACATCATAGGCATCCGCTTCTTTCGAAGAACCGATAAGGTCGTAGAAGTTCTGATCAATACCTAACATATCGTTGGTGACGAGAAAAACGAGAAGCTGATCTACACGCTTTGCCTGTTCTTTCCAATCGGGATGGCTGAGATAGAGCTTGATGCGTTCGGGTAGATATTTCCAGTAACGAGAGTAATGCATCGCACGCAATTTGCGCCGCCAATCGAGTAGTATTGCTTGCCAGTCAATCGCTCGTTTCTTCATCATGTAGGGCCGGGGGCCTTCAGCGATAATTTCACCATCCGTGCTAACCAGTTGATAGGAGTCAAAGCGAAGCAGCCCGTAGATGATGGAATGGTTCCGGGCGCGAGGAACATGGATTCGCTCGCCATCCAGCTTGATTTCGTTGTACTTATTGGCTTTTACTTCGATTTCCTTGAAGACTGGATATGCGACATCGGGCAATGCCAAAAGATCCGTTTTTTCCTCAAGCCAGAGTTCACTGATAAGTACATGTTTCTCATAATGAACGCGTTCCCTGTCTTTCGCTAATTGAACCGCCAATGCCTCATTAAAGCTTGCGAAGTCCTTCATGATTGGAGTGGCCGGAAAGAAGTTGTAGCGAACATAGCCGACTTTATTTTCTACGCTGCCTTTTTCATTTCCGCTTCTAGGGTTGCACACCTGTGTCTCAAACCCATAATGCGTAGCGAACTGCAGGAAACCATCCGTTAACACTGCTGGTTCCGTCTTCGACTTTACTTGCGTTACTGCCGTAGACATATTATCAATGCGAATTTTTCGTGGGACGCCGCCAACTTGTCGGAATAGCTCCTTCATTCCTTCAAGTAGACACTCTTGATTCTCCGCTGGTAATGCCACCGCAAATCCGCCGTTACTATAAGGAAAAGACATCACGAGTGCTTTGATATCCTTAAAGGCTCCTTCATGGCAGACCTCCATGGTGCCAAAATCCAGCTGCGCTTCCGCCGGAGGATGTTCCAAACGCTCAAAGCCCTGATCTTCATTGGCTTCAACGTAGTGAGTGGCTTTCCAGTCCCTAACGAAATCACAAACCGTGCGATACGAACCGGGGAACCCCTGGTTCTTCAATTCTTTAGTCATAAAGTCAACGGTCCT is a window from the uncultured Trichococcus sp. genome containing:
- the istB gene encoding IS21-like element helper ATPase IstB, with product MNDSMDALQSQFRQLRLVETASELPELFRKAEQASWTYRELVQEIVCFELRKREEKSVQKRLKWAKFPYHKTLTEFDLSDQTSLSKRQLTQLQELTWLEQQYNLIFLGPSGVGKTHLSIALGMEAIQKGFQVTFVTMGELLSLLKTEEFTRKSQVQLNRIRASDLVIIDDLMYMAMDQREATLFFHLINHLYERSSIILTSNKSPDQWGELLGDEGVAMAILDRILHRAEVVHMNEASYRMKHRQSMFVSESVQN
- the istA gene encoding IS21 family transposase, coding for MLYLEIQQMKERDFSIQQIARQLKISRTTVYTYLEMTPEEAFEWVNSLGSRKKKLDPYKDWIVAWLQEYPHLNASQIQDWLLEKFPDFTVGESTMRLYVNQIREEYQIAKTKVVRQYEAVEEQPMGKQVQVDWGETRQKTQDQREIKLYCICFLLSHSRYRYVEWQNRPFTTRDAIRSHENAFEYFGGMPEEIVYDQDHLITVSEHAGDMVLTAEFQAYKQQRKFRVHLCRKADPESKGKVESTVKYVKRNFADSRIYTTIENWNERCLAWLERTGNQRVHGTTKKRPVEVFLLEKQHLKPVSKLLSTESITGSSITRTVNKDNTVFYKSNRYSVPLGTYRPKGLNTVAIEIKEDKNDQKRLVIRKQPDGEILANHPLETSTGKLIKNKNHCRDRSKGIQSYKETVAQQFKDLELASRYIDILMEKYPRYKRDQLAVLQKAALEYPTVIDEALQKCMSENLMSANDFTDVAKYLAAPRKETPPVPPVKAVRSDSADITVETHPMSTYTEILGGAAS
- the istB gene encoding IS21-like element helper ATPase IstB produces the protein METDRLEEVCKQLRLSHIPRVIGTEGFETKEDWLLFLLENELKCREELKTARLFKQAKFPVRRTLDNYDWHDHITLPNPTTKEELISLSFIRQKENAVFVGTPGTGKTHLACALGQMATHAGVEPRFWRVSELVGELERQWKNNTLEIFKHRFDKVKLVILDEMGYVPFTKEGAELLFQLISDWYETKSIIITSNLEFSQWNKVFIDTRLTAALVDRLIHHAHILSFTGESFRLKNALSRPK
- the istA gene encoding IS21 family transposase, whose product is MLAMTDINTIRNLRNNHDKSIQHIADELEINWRTAKKYADEDLLPEPKVRKKTGMMYVEHWGGIVALWLSEDSKLPKKKRRTVDFMTKELKNQGFPGSYRTVCDFVRDWKATHYVEANEDQGFERLEHPPAEAQLDFGTMEVCHEGAFKDIKALVMSFPYSNGGFAVALPAENQECLLEGMKELFRQVGGVPRKIRIDNMSTAVTQVKSKTEPAVLTDGFLQFATHYGFETQVCNPRSGNEKGSVENKVGYVRYNFFPATPIMKDFASFNEALAVQLAKDRERVHYEKHVLISELWLEEKTDLLALPDVAYPVFKEIEVKANKYNEIKLDGERIHVPRARNHSIIYGLLRFDSYQLVSTDGEIIAEGPRPYMMKKRAIDWQAILLDWRRKLRAMHYSRYWKYLPERIKLYLSHPDWKEQAKRVDQLLVFLVTNDMLGIDQNFYDLIGSSKEADAYDVDWNDYDAFLKSSNGEAAS